A section of the Sceloporus undulatus isolate JIND9_A2432 ecotype Alabama chromosome 3, SceUnd_v1.1, whole genome shotgun sequence genome encodes:
- the SOWAHC gene encoding ankyrin repeat domain-containing protein SOWAHC yields the protein MEAPSQASLLRFLSERGGRAPNSELLEHFRASLESPEPQRRALARQRFKEMVNAVATVRQEPGSGAKYVQLRKKYLRNSNSSNADHAVPPPPESPRGRDEGEAAPGQREGRTEGRPVIAGAEDEAKGREGEAEVAKAREERGALAAAAAATPPRGGRKAFLERRALGSSPQMKRGGRDSDSASVASSSAEEEGNGGGSVALDPLEHAWMLSASEGRWESLEALLGCEPSLLGKRDFVTGFSCLHWAAKLGRAELLALLVTFARRRGLSVDINARTAAGYTALHLAALHGHLEVVKLLVGAYDADVELRDYSGRKAAHYLGGRGGASEGLRGLVGEEEEEEEGAGTEAPGGRWRLSRVLPAQLLASRLPHLHLHGEEAEGAGGEARELSRKGSGGGGGRRSKPRLNKVRFRTQIIHTTPSFRGEPQEDPAAAEEEEEEKEGAQERPPKGSFKLRPKSNVFG from the coding sequence ATGGAGGCGCCGAGCCAGGCGTCGTTGCTGCGGTTCCTGTCGGAGCGAGGCGGCCGGGCGCCCAACTCGGAGCTGCTGGAGCACTTCCGCGCCTCCCTGGAGTCCCCGGAGCCCCAGCGCCGAGCCTTGGCCCGGCAGCGCTTCAAGGAGATGGTCAACGCCGTGGCCACCGTCAGGCAGGAGCCCGGCTCCGGGGCCAAGTACGTCCAGCTGCGCAAGAAGTACCTCaggaacagcaacagcagcaacgcCGACCACGCCGTCCCTCCTCCGCCAGAGTCTCCGAGGGGAAGAGATGAGGGGGAAGCGGCGCCAGGGCAGCGAGAGGGGAGGACGGAGGGGCGCCCCGTGATCGCCGGGGCCGAAGATGAAGCTAAAGGGCGGGAAGGGGAGGCGGAGGTGGCGAAGGCGAGGGAGGAACGCGGAgccctggcggcggcggcggcggcgacccCTCCGCGTGGCGGGAGGAAGGCCTTCCTGGAGCGGAGGGCGCTGGGCAGCTCCCCTCAGATGAAGCGCGGGGGCCGGGACTCGGACAGCGCCTCGGTGGCCTCGTCttcggcggaggaggagggcaacGGCGGGGGCTCGGTGGCGCTGGACCCCCTGGAGCACGCCTGGATGCTCTCGGCCTCGGAGGGCCGCTGGGAGAGCCTGGAGGCGCTGCTGGGCTGCGAGCCCTCTCTGCTGGGGAAGCGGGACTTCGTGACGGGCTTCAGCTGCCTCCACTGGGCCGCCAAGCTGGGTCGGGCGGAGCTGCTGGCGCTGCTGGTGACCTTCGCCCGGCGCAGGGGCCTCTCGGTGGACATCAACGCCCGCACCGCCGCCGGCTACACCGCCCTCCACCTGGCCGCCCTCCACGGGCACCTCGAGGTCGTCAAGCTCCTGGTGGGCGCCTACGACGCCGACGTCGAGCTCCGCGACTACAGCGGCAGGAAGGCCGCGCACTACCTGGGCGGCCGGGGAGGGGCCTCGGAGGGGCTGCGGGGGCTGgtcggcgaggaggaggaggaggaggaaggggccggGACGGAGGCCCCCGGCGGGCGGTGGCGCCTCTCCCGCGTCCTCCCGGCCCAGCTCCTGGCCTCCCGCCTgccccacctccacctccacgGGGAGGAAGCCGAGGGCGCCGGCGGGGAGGCACGGGAACTCAGCAGgaagggctccggcggcggcggcggcaggaggagCAAGCCCCGGCTCAACAAGGTCCGCTTCCGCACCCAGATCATCCACACCACCCCTTCCTTCCGAGGGGAGCCCCAGGAGGAcccggcggcggcggaggaggaggaggaggagaaggaaggggccCAGGAGCGGCCCCCCAAGGGCTCCTTCAAGCTCAGGCCCAAGTCCAACGTCTTCGGGTAG